One Maribacter sp. HTCC2170 genomic window, AACAAATAATCCATGTTTTAGAAACTCCATTTTGTTCGCTTTATATAATTAATCAATGTTAATTTCCATGCTTATAATTAGGCCTTCATTTTATAAGACATCTCCTTTTTTATCACCCTAAACCAACATCTAGAGTCATCATAATTATAAACCCGCCAATGAATCCTAAGGTTGCAATATCAGTATACTTATCTTGCTGCGTTTCCGGTATTACCTCTTCAACTACGACAAAAATCATGGCTCCTGCTGCAAATGAAAGCGCATATGGCAATATTGGTTCAAATGTCATTACTGCCCATGCTCCTAATACTGCAGCAAAAGGTTCAACTATTGCCGAGGCCTGACCAAACATAAAACTTTTTGTTCTGGAAAGGCCCTGTCGTCTTAGTGGCATTGCCACTGCAAATCCCTCAGGAAAGTTTTGTAGACCAATTCCCAATGCTAGGGCCACTGCTCCTCCAATACTCGCGCCATCAAAACCGGCGGCAACTCCACCAAAAAGTACTCCAACCGCTAATCCTTCAGGTATGTTGTGCAAGGTAATGGCCAATGTTAAAAGGGTAGTCCTATGCCAAGGTGTTTTAATACCTTCTTTTTCACTTTCTTTAAAATTAATATGTAAATGTGGTAAAACCTTATCCAAACCAAATAAGAACAAAGCTCCCAGAGAAAAACCTACAGCTGCTGGAATCACCTTCACGAATCCTTCTCCTGGGCTCATTTCTATTCCTGGGGCTAAAAGACTCCAAAAACTCGCCGCTACCATAACCCCTCCTGTAAAACCCAACATACCGTCCAAAACTGCTCGGTTCATTCCTTTAAAGAAAAACACTAGCGCTGCCCCTGCAGCAGTTAATCCCCATGTGAAAATAGTCGCGTATAAAGCCGCTAAAATAGGATTGATCGATTCAAAATAATCTATTATTTCTTGCATAATTATGGTATTAACTTAACATACAAATTTGATGCTATTTGGTTTGATATATTGATTTCTTTTGACTCAAGGAGAATAGCCACAGAGCCATCAAACTCCTCGCGATCAACAACGCTTATGTTTTTTCCTAAAGCAATATTATGTTTATCTAAATAATTAAGGAATTTTGCTGATGAATCCCGAACACCAATACATGTACCACTTTCACCAATTGCCAAATTACTTAATAACTTTTTTTTCTGAATTATTAGTTCCCCTTCTTTTGTAGGAATTGGATCCCCATGGGGATCATACTTTGGAAATTTCAACAATTGATCTAACCCATCGATCAATTTCTCACTTTTTATATGCTCCAATTGCTCAGCAACTTCATGTACCTCATCCCAGGTAAAACCTAATTTCTCCACTAGAAAAACCTCCCAAAGACGGTGCTTGCGTACAAGATTTAAGGCAGTAACGACTCCTGCCTCTGTAAGGGTAACGCCTTTATATTTTTTATAGTTGACCAACCCTTTGTCCGATAACTTTTGAAGCATATCTGAAACAGAAGATGGTTTAGTTTCCATCTTTTTGGCAATCGCATTTGTGCTTACTGAATCCGCTTTTATTTTACCTAAATGATAAATGGCCTTAATGTAATCTTCCTCAGATAGGGTCATGGATTTTTAATTTATTCAAAATTACATTTTTATTTGTAAAAACATATTTTTAGATTTGTCTAAATTTATATTTAATATATTCGAATATTTAATGAAAAACCTGTTTTCGATATTTATTATTTCAATTCTAGAAAGTGTTTTTTGGAACGCGAACGCACAAACTGGAAACATAAGTGGCTCAATAACAGATAATGGTAGTGCACTAGCATTTGCGACAGTGCAACTTAAAAGTAAAACCATAAATTTTGGAGGAATCACTGAGGAAAATGGAAATTACGCTTTTATTGATGTTCCTTTTGGGGAATACACCTTTAGGGTAAGTGCTATTGGATATAAGACAGTATTTAAAAAGATTGACTTTAAATCCGAAAAGTTGAAAATCAATATCAATTTAGAAACCGACATCCTAAATCTGGAACAAGTCGTTGTAACTGGGACCCGGACAGATAAGCGTAGAGTAGATTCTCCTGTGATTGTTAACTTAATAAATAGTGAAACATTAGATAAGGTAGTGGCAACAAACCTTTCTGAAGGTCTACGTTTTCAACCGGGACTTCGAGTTGAAACAGATTGCCAAACTTGTAATTATACGCAATTACGAATGAACGGACTTCAAGGCGGGTATTCTCAAATTCTAATTAACGGACGACCAATTTTTAGCCCTCTCACAGGTTTATATGGCCTTGAACAAATACCTGTAAATATGATAGAGCGTATTGAAGTGGTACGCGGCGGTGTCTCAGCACTATATGGCTCAAGTGCGATTGGCGGCACCGTGAATGTTCTGACCAAAATTCCTAAAAAAAATGACTATAATATTTCTTATTCATATCAAAATACCAAGGGCAGTAGCGATAATATTATTCTTGGGAACGCCACAATAGTCAATGAAGAAGGGAATGCAGGAGCCACATTATTTGTGAACAATAGAAGTAGAGAGGCTTATGATGACAATGATGACAATTTTTCTGAATTACCACTTTTAAGAAATAACTCTTTTGGCGCAAATATGTTCTTTCTACCTTCAGAAAATGAAAAATTAGATGCCAGCTTCAGTAGTCTAAATGAATATAGATATGGTGGGGAACTAATAGATAACGCAGCTCACACAGCACAGCAAGCAGAAGAACGTACACACAATGTATTAATGGGAAATTTGGATTACCAATTGAACTTCAATGAAAACCAAAATTCTTTGATTTTTTATTATGGCTGGCAAAATACCAAGAGGGATCATTACACAGGCATACAGCCTGATAACCCTGAAGAATTGACCGCCTTTCTGGCAAATGCCCCTTACGGCACCTCCAATGTCACAACCCATCAAGGTGGAACACAGTACAACCATAGATTCAATGAGTTTCTAAATGGCTCTTTAGTACTTACCTCTGGTTTAGAATATGTCTATGATGATGTTCTTGATGTGATATCGGCATACAATTATAAAATTGATCAGACAACCAGGAACTTTGCAGGTTTTCTCCAAAATGATTGGGATATCACCCCCAAATTAAATTTCCTCTCTGGTTTCCGAATAGATAAGCACAATTTTGTGGACAATGCCGTAGTAAGCCCACGACTATCCTTACTTTATAAGCCTAATAACACCACCCAATATAGAATTGGTTGGGGAACTGGATTTAGGGCCCCACAAGCTTTTGATACCGACCTTCATATTGCTTTTGCCGCTGGTGGAATATCTAGAATTTCTTTGAGTAATGATTTAAAGGAAGAGCGGTCAAACAGTCTAACGACTTCGATCAATTTTGATAAAGCTACCGAACATTTCATAGCAGGGTTTACATTGGAAGGGTTCTACACCAAACTCAACGATGCTTTTTATTTAGAGCCAATAGGTAGTGATACTTTTGGTGAACGCTTTGAGAAAAGAAATGGAAGTGGCGCTACTGTAAAAGGATTTACTTTCGAGGCCAGGAGCAACTTCGACTACATTCTTTCCTTAGATGCAGGATTCACTTATCAATCAAGTACTTATGACAAAGCTGTTGAAAATATTGAAGGATTACCCTTAAAAAAAGAATTTCTTAGAACCCCCAATGTCTATGGTTTTGCCAATTTAAACTATACCCCCACCAAAAGTTTTAGTGCAAGCGCAAATGTAGTGCATACTGGTAGTATGGATCTTGTTCATTTTGGAGGTGTGAATACTGGGCAAACAATTGATGTTTATACTAAAACACAAACTTTTACTAATATAAGCCTTCGTATTGGCTATACATTCAAAATGAAAAAGGTAAGTAGTGGTATTGAACTTTTTGGCGGTGTCAAAAACATTACCAATGCTTATCAAAATGATTTTGATTTAGGTAAAAACCGAGATAGCAATTATATATATGGACCAAATTCTCCTAGGACAATTTTCACTGGGGTACGATTAAAATCATTATAATATGACCCATAACAAGTTGATTGTTCACATATTGACATTCCTCTTTGGGGTTTTTTCCATTAGTCAGCTTGTGGCTCAAAATGACGAAAAAGTTAATTGGATAACATTTGAGGAATTGGACGATTCGTTGGCAATTAAACCCAAGAAGGTTTTCATAAATTTTTATGCCGATTGGTGTACCCCATGTCATAAAATGGATCAAAGCACCTATAAAAACACTGAAGTAATAACAACATTGAACAAGGAATACTATGCTGTTAGAATGAACGTAGAGACCAATGACACTATCAATTTTGGAAACAAGACATACATAAATAAGAACAAGAACAGACCAAATCCGTTACATCAGATTCCTTTATTAATGGCCGCTCGAAAAGATAAAGCATTTTCTTTGCCAGCTATTGTACTCTTAAATGAAAAATTTGAAGCCACAGCCCGTTATTTTCAATATATGGATTCAAGTCAGTTATTATCCATACTATAGATACTATTTTCATGTTCACATAATATCAAAGAGTGTAACATAGTAAAATGCAAGTTTTAAAGAGAATTACGTTTTATTAACTTCGTAGGAATTATTATTTGGGTGTAATCACCAAATTTTACATGTTGGGCTGTTAATCTTGCCATTTCCTTAAAATCAGTTGAAATTGTAGTAATACCACCAAAGACAATTTCCTTGGCGACATTATCATCCTGAGAAAGTATTCCAATATTTTGTCCGATTTTATAATTCTTCTGCTCGCAGTCACGTAAAACATCCCATAAAAAGGTATCACTCAAAATAAAATATAAGTTATCTTTTTTTACCGAGCCCAACTTATACTTGTTCTTTACCTTTCCTTCGATTTTATAATCAACTAAAAATCTTTCGAACGCCCTTCGAATACTAGGAGGTGAATGATCCGTATCTTTATTTAGTATTAAAATAAACTTTTTATACTTTGTAATTGCCGGAAGTAGTTTTACCAATGATAAATAAATAGCCTCTTCAAATTCTTGGGCGATAAATGAATATTCAACACCTAAATCTAAATACCTATCTACTAACAATAGTTTTTTTGGTTCAATAGTCTTGAGTAATGATTTTATACTTGAATGCTGAATAGGGGCAATAACATACATGCCATATTTGCCTTGGATGTTGGCAAGGATTGTTTTGAATATGGCTACATTATTATGATGGAAAAAAACGTCTATTTGAAAACGATTCCCCATCTCTTCCCTAAACGTATTGTAAAACTCTTCTTGGAAGCTTTGAAAGGCAAACAATAGTAAGGCCAATCTTTTGGTCACATTGGTTTCTTGGCTAATTACAAAATAACCCTTTAACTTTCTAGACTCAATTAGCCCTCTATCCTTTAACTCCTCATAAGCCCTGAAAATGGTTTTTCTGGCATAACCAATTTCATCAACCATATTATTTATCGAAGGTAATTGATGCCCAATTGGTAAAACATTATCATCAATAGCTTCAATAACTCCTTGAACCAGATGTTCATGCTTGGAAAGGCTATCGTTTTGCTTTAATCTTACTATTCGTTGAACTACGGGCATACTTAATCTGCTAATTCTAAAAGCGACCCAATATACAATTTAATGTTCGATGAGCAAATTGTAGATGATATCTATATAAATATGATTTTTAGTCATTTTTGTTATTTTTTTTAAATTATTGTGAATTATATCAATGATTAACTTTTATAATTAACATTTTATTATATATTTGAACCATGTAGCATAGTGTATCATAGTATTAATTGAAAACCAAGGTACCTATAAAACAGAAATAACTAACAACCTAAGAACCTAAGTTTATGAATTACGAATCAAAATTTAGAAAGAATGGCATATTGCGAAAATGTGCATTCTTAACTACGATTTTATTTTTTAGTGGATTACTGATTTCAGCAGTCCAGGCCCAGGAAATTCAAGTTTCTGGTACTGTAACTGCAGCATCAGATGGACAACCCCTACCAGGGGTATCAATAGTTGATGTTAATGATGCTACCAAAGGAGCGGTAACAGATTTTGACGGAAACTATGTAATTACAGTTGATGGCAATAGTAGCCTACGGTTTAGTTATATAGGATTTACTCCTGTAGAAATGGCCGTTAACAACCAATCCAGCTTAAGTGTGGCGATGCAAGAAGATGTTGCCAGTCTGGATGAAGTTGTTGTTGTTGGTTATGGTACCCAGAAAAAAGGAACATTGACTGGTTCTGTTGCAACTGCTTCTGGTGAACAATTGGAAAAATCATCCTCCCCTAACCTTGCTTCGGCGCTTTCTGGTAAGGTAGCGGGTGTATTTGTCGATACTGGTAGTAATCAACCTGGATCAGACAATTCCGCCATTAGGGTTCGTGGTACGAACACCTTTAGAAATTCATCAGCACTAATTGTAGTTGATGGTATTCCTAATAGAGCGGGA contains:
- a CDS encoding ZIP family metal transporter — translated: MQEIIDYFESINPILAALYATIFTWGLTAAGAALVFFFKGMNRAVLDGMLGFTGGVMVAASFWSLLAPGIEMSPGEGFVKVIPAAVGFSLGALFLFGLDKVLPHLHINFKESEKEGIKTPWHRTTLLTLAITLHNIPEGLAVGVLFGGVAAGFDGASIGGAVALALGIGLQNFPEGFAVAMPLRRQGLSRTKSFMFGQASAIVEPFAAVLGAWAVMTFEPILPYALSFAAGAMIFVVVEEVIPETQQDKYTDIATLGFIGGFIIMMTLDVGLG
- a CDS encoding metal-dependent transcriptional regulator is translated as MTLSEEDYIKAIYHLGKIKADSVSTNAIAKKMETKPSSVSDMLQKLSDKGLVNYKKYKGVTLTEAGVVTALNLVRKHRLWEVFLVEKLGFTWDEVHEVAEQLEHIKSEKLIDGLDQLLKFPKYDPHGDPIPTKEGELIIQKKKLLSNLAIGESGTCIGVRDSSAKFLNYLDKHNIALGKNISVVDREEFDGSVAILLESKEINISNQIASNLYVKLIP
- a CDS encoding TonB-dependent receptor encodes the protein MKNLFSIFIISILESVFWNANAQTGNISGSITDNGSALAFATVQLKSKTINFGGITEENGNYAFIDVPFGEYTFRVSAIGYKTVFKKIDFKSEKLKININLETDILNLEQVVVTGTRTDKRRVDSPVIVNLINSETLDKVVATNLSEGLRFQPGLRVETDCQTCNYTQLRMNGLQGGYSQILINGRPIFSPLTGLYGLEQIPVNMIERIEVVRGGVSALYGSSAIGGTVNVLTKIPKKNDYNISYSYQNTKGSSDNIILGNATIVNEEGNAGATLFVNNRSREAYDDNDDNFSELPLLRNNSFGANMFFLPSENEKLDASFSSLNEYRYGGELIDNAAHTAQQAEERTHNVLMGNLDYQLNFNENQNSLIFYYGWQNTKRDHYTGIQPDNPEELTAFLANAPYGTSNVTTHQGGTQYNHRFNEFLNGSLVLTSGLEYVYDDVLDVISAYNYKIDQTTRNFAGFLQNDWDITPKLNFLSGFRIDKHNFVDNAVVSPRLSLLYKPNNTTQYRIGWGTGFRAPQAFDTDLHIAFAAGGISRISLSNDLKEERSNSLTTSINFDKATEHFIAGFTLEGFYTKLNDAFYLEPIGSDTFGERFEKRNGSGATVKGFTFEARSNFDYILSLDAGFTYQSSTYDKAVENIEGLPLKKEFLRTPNVYGFANLNYTPTKSFSASANVVHTGSMDLVHFGGVNTGQTIDVYTKTQTFTNISLRIGYTFKMKKVSSGIELFGGVKNITNAYQNDFDLGKNRDSNYIYGPNSPRTIFTGVRLKSL
- a CDS encoding thioredoxin family protein; this translates as MTHNKLIVHILTFLFGVFSISQLVAQNDEKVNWITFEELDDSLAIKPKKVFINFYADWCTPCHKMDQSTYKNTEVITTLNKEYYAVRMNVETNDTINFGNKTYINKNKNRPNPLHQIPLLMAARKDKAFSLPAIVLLNEKFEATARYFQYMDSSQLLSIL
- a CDS encoding GntR family transcriptional regulator; protein product: MPVVQRIVRLKQNDSLSKHEHLVQGVIEAIDDNVLPIGHQLPSINNMVDEIGYARKTIFRAYEELKDRGLIESRKLKGYFVISQETNVTKRLALLLFAFQSFQEEFYNTFREEMGNRFQIDVFFHHNNVAIFKTILANIQGKYGMYVIAPIQHSSIKSLLKTIEPKKLLLVDRYLDLGVEYSFIAQEFEEAIYLSLVKLLPAITKYKKFILILNKDTDHSPPSIRRAFERFLVDYKIEGKVKNKYKLGSVKKDNLYFILSDTFLWDVLRDCEQKNYKIGQNIGILSQDDNVAKEIVFGGITTISTDFKEMARLTAQHVKFGDYTQIIIPTKLIKRNSL